A window of Sagittula sp. P11 genomic DNA:
CCAGCGAGACCGGCTTTTCCACCGCTTCGATGGCGGGCCAGAGGTGGTCGGCGGTGGTGGCCACGTCCTCGCGCCAGTCGAAGGGCAGGAACTGCACGTCGTGCCCCTTGATGATCAGCCGCAGCCGCATCCGCTGGTAGGCGAAGAGGAACACGCCGGAAGCGGTGACGCGGAAGGTGTCGGAGGGATAGGCCAGTTCGGTGACGCGTCCCCTGAAGAGGTTCAGGACGGACAGCCAGATTTCGTCGCTGCGGCCGCCGTCGATGACCGAGAGCCTGGAGCCCATGATGCCGGGCAGGATGAAGACGTGACCGGCGGCGGCGCTGCGCCGGGCCTTGGCCTCCTGCGCCATGCGGGCGAGGTCGTGCAGTTCCTCGTAGAGGGCGTCGCCGAATTCGGCGCGGAGTTCGTTCTCTGCCATGCCCGAGGCCAGCATGGCATCCATGTCTTCCGCCGACATCTGCGGATCGGTGAGGCTGGCCATGGCAATATCCTGAACAAAGGAAGGGGCGCGAAATGCGGGACTGAATGGGGTTACTAGACCATAGGGCGAGTGTTCACGTCAACGATCCGCTTTGAGGGTAAGCCGGATCGGCCCGCGGGCGGTCACGGGATCGACCGGGGTGCCCTTCTGCGTGGCGATGAGTGGCAGGGTGGCGGCCAGGGCGCGGACGCGCGGCATCAGCGGGCGCCAGTCGCCGGAGAGGGCGCGGGCCGCCTCCGACGGGCAGAAGCTGCGCGGGGCGCGGTCCCGGGCGAGGCGGAGGAGCGCGTGGGCTATGGCGTCGTCAGGCGGGTCCATAGCGGCGGCGTTCGATGGTGACGGTCCCGTTGGCGTCGGCGCGGAGGATGGCGAGGTCGCCGTAGCCCAGCGGCGCGGGACCGGAGAGGCGGAGGTCTTCCCAGATGCGGGTCAGGTTGCCCTTGTTGCCGATCCAGATGACGGACCGGCCCTGAGCGCTTTGCACCAGCGCGGCGGTGGGCTGTTCCTGCGGGATGCGTTCGACCGGCAGGTCCAGCGCCCGGGCGAGCGGTGCTGCGGTTTCGAGGTTGCGGTCGATGCCGGGTGCGTGGATGCGGGTGACACGCAGGTCCTTGGTCGCCGCGACCAGCGCGCGGGCCCGGTCCCGGCCCTTGGCGCTCAGCAGGTCGAGCTTGTCCTGCCGGTCGGCGTGGCGGGTCAGGATCAGCGTGGAGTTCGGCGCGAGGGACAGGCCCTGCGGCGCAACGGTGCAGGCGGCGAGTGCGGGCAGCGACAGCAGGAAGGTGCGGCGGAACATCTGGCCTCCGGAGAAAGTCTCCGGATGATACTGGCAAAAGGGTGACGTTAGGGCAAGGTTTGTGGGCGCGGGGCGCCTGTGACGGGCCGGTCAGGCGGCTGGCGGTGGCGCTGAAAGAAGAACGCCCCGGCGCGTGGGCCGGGGCGTTCGGGTGTTCAGGACAGCGCCTCGTCGCAGCGGGCGCAGGTGGCGGGGTGGCTGTGGGTGCCCACGTCCGGCAGGATCTTCCAGCAGCGCTGGCACTTCTCGCCC
This region includes:
- a CDS encoding DUF3253 domain-containing protein, with protein sequence MDPPDDAIAHALLRLARDRAPRSFCPSEAARALSGDWRPLMPRVRALAATLPLIATQKGTPVDPVTARGPIRLTLKADR
- a CDS encoding histidine phosphatase family protein, with amino-acid sequence MFRRTFLLSLPALAACTVAPQGLSLAPNSTLILTRHADRQDKLDLLSAKGRDRARALVAATKDLRVTRIHAPGIDRNLETAAPLARALDLPVERIPQEQPTAALVQSAQGRSVIWIGNKGNLTRIWEDLRLSGPAPLGYGDLAILRADANGTVTIERRRYGPA